One window of the Meriones unguiculatus strain TT.TT164.6M chromosome 13 unlocalized genomic scaffold, Bangor_MerUng_6.1 Chr13_unordered_Scaffold_28, whole genome shotgun sequence genome contains the following:
- the LOC132650644 gene encoding zinc finger protein 431-like isoform X3 yields the protein MLETYRNLTAIGYNLEYHNIEENCQSSRKHARFENSHSGEKASEDTRYDEVFTRHISPHTYKSMHIGEDRYECNQNGNAFAHNSHLLTHKRTHIGEKPYECNQRGKACARNSNLIHEKNHNGEKPYECNECGKAFARKSTLIVHERTHSGEKPYECNQCGKAFACNSSLQIHKRTHTGEKPYECNKCGKAFARNSTLLVHERTHTGEKPYECNQCGKAFAHNCHLVVHKRTHTGEKPYECNQCSKAFARSSHLVVHKRTHPEEKPYECIQCGKAFKHNSNLLIHKRTHTGQKPYECNQCGKAFARNSHLVAHKRTHTGDKPYECNQCGKAFKHNSSLLLHKRTHTGQKPYECNQCGKAFARNSHLVVHKRTHTGEKPYECNQCAKAFACYSALLKHKKTHT from the exons atgctggagacctacaggaacctcactgctatag gatacaatttggaatatcataatattgaagagaattgtcaaagttctagaaaacatgcaag GTTTGAAAATAGTCATAGTGGAGAGAAAGCTTCTGAAGATACTCGATATGACGAAGTCTTTACACGTCACATTAGTCCCCACACATATAAAAGTATGCATATTGGTGAGGATCGCTATGAATGTAACCAAAATGgtaatgcctttgcacataacagtcaCCTCCTAacacataaaaggacacatattggagagaaaccttatgaatgtaaccaacgtGGTAAAGCCTGTGCACGTAACAGTAATCTAATACACGAAAAAaatcacaatggagagaaaccttatgaatgtaacgaatgtggaaaagcctttgcacgtaaaaGTACTCTCATagtacatgaaagaactcactctggagagaaaccttatgaatgtaaccaatgtggtaaagcctttgcatgtaacagtagtctccaaatacataaaagaactcacactggagagaaaccatatgaatgtaacaaatgtggtaaagcctttgcacgtaacagtacTCTCCTagtacatgaaagaactcacactggagagaaaccatatgaatgtaaccaatgtggtaaagcctttgcacataactgtcatctggtagtacataaaagaactcacactggagagaaaccttatgaatgtaaccaatgcagtaaagcctttgcacggagcagtcatctggtagtacataaaaGGACTCACCCTgaagagaagccttatgaatgtatccAATGTGGTAAGGCCTTTAAACATAACAGTAATCTCctgatacataaaagaactcacactggacagaaaccttatgaatgtaaccaatgcggtAAGGCCTTTGCACGGAACAGTCATCTGGTAgcacataaaagaactcacactggagacaaaccttatgaatgtaaccaatgtggtaaagcctttaaacATAACAGCAGTCTCctgctacataaaagaactcacactggacagaaaccttatgaatgtaaccaatgtggtaaagcctttgcacggaacagtcatctggtagtacataaaagaactcacactggagagaaaccttatgaatgcaaccaatgtgctaaagcctttgcatgttacAGTGctctcctaaaacataaaaaaactcacacctga
- the LOC132650644 gene encoding zinc finger protein 431-like isoform X2, with the protein MESKDRNPDWLLPCQSALTYNDVHVNFTREEWALLDPSQRSLYKEVMLETYRNLTAIGYNLEYHNIEENCQSSRKHARFENSHSGEKASEDTRYDEVFTRHISPHTYKSMHIGEDRYECNQNGNAFAHNSHLLTHKRTHIGEKPYECNQRGKACARNSNLIHEKNHNGEKPYECNECGKAFARKSTLIVHERTHSGEKPYECNQCGKAFACNSSLQIHKRTHTGEKPYECNKCGKAFARNSTLLVHERTHTGEKPYECNQCGKAFAHNCHLVVHKRTHTGEKPYECNQCSKAFARSSHLVVHKRTHPEEKPYECIQCGKAFKHNSNLLIHKRTHTGQKPYECNQCGKAFARNSHLVAHKRTHTGDKPYECNQCGKAFKHNSSLLLHKRTHTGQKPYECNQCGKAFARNSHLVVHKRTHTGEKPYECNQCAKAFACYSALLKHKKTHT; encoded by the exons agtgcattgacctacaatgatgtgcatgtgaacttcactcgagaagagtgggctttgctggatccttcccagaggagtCTATACAAAGAggtaatgctggagacctacaggaacctcactgctatag gatacaatttggaatatcataatattgaagagaattgtcaaagttctagaaaacatgcaag GTTTGAAAATAGTCATAGTGGAGAGAAAGCTTCTGAAGATACTCGATATGACGAAGTCTTTACACGTCACATTAGTCCCCACACATATAAAAGTATGCATATTGGTGAGGATCGCTATGAATGTAACCAAAATGgtaatgcctttgcacataacagtcaCCTCCTAacacataaaaggacacatattggagagaaaccttatgaatgtaaccaacgtGGTAAAGCCTGTGCACGTAACAGTAATCTAATACACGAAAAAaatcacaatggagagaaaccttatgaatgtaacgaatgtggaaaagcctttgcacgtaaaaGTACTCTCATagtacatgaaagaactcactctggagagaaaccttatgaatgtaaccaatgtggtaaagcctttgcatgtaacagtagtctccaaatacataaaagaactcacactggagagaaaccatatgaatgtaacaaatgtggtaaagcctttgcacgtaacagtacTCTCCTagtacatgaaagaactcacactggagagaaaccatatgaatgtaaccaatgtggtaaagcctttgcacataactgtcatctggtagtacataaaagaactcacactggagagaaaccttatgaatgtaaccaatgcagtaaagcctttgcacggagcagtcatctggtagtacataaaaGGACTCACCCTgaagagaagccttatgaatgtatccAATGTGGTAAGGCCTTTAAACATAACAGTAATCTCctgatacataaaagaactcacactggacagaaaccttatgaatgtaaccaatgcggtAAGGCCTTTGCACGGAACAGTCATCTGGTAgcacataaaagaactcacactggagacaaaccttatgaatgtaaccaatgtggtaaagcctttaaacATAACAGCAGTCTCctgctacataaaagaactcacactggacagaaaccttatgaatgtaaccaatgtggtaaagcctttgcacggaacagtcatctggtagtacataaaagaactcacactggagagaaaccttatgaatgcaaccaatgtgctaaagcctttgcatgttacAGTGctctcctaaaacataaaaaaactcacacctga
- the LOC132650644 gene encoding zinc finger protein 431-like isoform X1: MESKDRNPDWLLPCQVSLTHKQGKHQDLILLSALTYNDVHVNFTREEWALLDPSQRSLYKEVMLETYRNLTAIGYNLEYHNIEENCQSSRKHARFENSHSGEKASEDTRYDEVFTRHISPHTYKSMHIGEDRYECNQNGNAFAHNSHLLTHKRTHIGEKPYECNQRGKACARNSNLIHEKNHNGEKPYECNECGKAFARKSTLIVHERTHSGEKPYECNQCGKAFACNSSLQIHKRTHTGEKPYECNKCGKAFARNSTLLVHERTHTGEKPYECNQCGKAFAHNCHLVVHKRTHTGEKPYECNQCSKAFARSSHLVVHKRTHPEEKPYECIQCGKAFKHNSNLLIHKRTHTGQKPYECNQCGKAFARNSHLVAHKRTHTGDKPYECNQCGKAFKHNSSLLLHKRTHTGQKPYECNQCGKAFARNSHLVVHKRTHTGEKPYECNQCAKAFACYSALLKHKKTHT; this comes from the exons agtgcattgacctacaatgatgtgcatgtgaacttcactcgagaagagtgggctttgctggatccttcccagaggagtCTATACAAAGAggtaatgctggagacctacaggaacctcactgctatag gatacaatttggaatatcataatattgaagagaattgtcaaagttctagaaaacatgcaag GTTTGAAAATAGTCATAGTGGAGAGAAAGCTTCTGAAGATACTCGATATGACGAAGTCTTTACACGTCACATTAGTCCCCACACATATAAAAGTATGCATATTGGTGAGGATCGCTATGAATGTAACCAAAATGgtaatgcctttgcacataacagtcaCCTCCTAacacataaaaggacacatattggagagaaaccttatgaatgtaaccaacgtGGTAAAGCCTGTGCACGTAACAGTAATCTAATACACGAAAAAaatcacaatggagagaaaccttatgaatgtaacgaatgtggaaaagcctttgcacgtaaaaGTACTCTCATagtacatgaaagaactcactctggagagaaaccttatgaatgtaaccaatgtggtaaagcctttgcatgtaacagtagtctccaaatacataaaagaactcacactggagagaaaccatatgaatgtaacaaatgtggtaaagcctttgcacgtaacagtacTCTCCTagtacatgaaagaactcacactggagagaaaccatatgaatgtaaccaatgtggtaaagcctttgcacataactgtcatctggtagtacataaaagaactcacactggagagaaaccttatgaatgtaaccaatgcagtaaagcctttgcacggagcagtcatctggtagtacataaaaGGACTCACCCTgaagagaagccttatgaatgtatccAATGTGGTAAGGCCTTTAAACATAACAGTAATCTCctgatacataaaagaactcacactggacagaaaccttatgaatgtaaccaatgcggtAAGGCCTTTGCACGGAACAGTCATCTGGTAgcacataaaagaactcacactggagacaaaccttatgaatgtaaccaatgtggtaaagcctttaaacATAACAGCAGTCTCctgctacataaaagaactcacactggacagaaaccttatgaatgtaaccaatgtggtaaagcctttgcacggaacagtcatctggtagtacataaaagaactcacactggagagaaaccttatgaatgcaaccaatgtgctaaagcctttgcatgttacAGTGctctcctaaaacataaaaaaactcacacctga